DNA sequence from the Paenibacillus physcomitrellae genome:
CGTCCGGAGGAAAGCCTCAGAAGTGTCCGGTTATCTCTGGAGGATGGGGAAGCCGTCCGTTACTTGAAAGGGGAAACGCTGCAGGTTTCAGAGGATCGTTTAAACTGCCTGAATGACAGCCAGCCGAAGGGATACGTTCTGGTTGGGATCGGCGATTATTCGCTGGGCTGGGCCAAATGGCAGGATGGGATGCTCAAGAACGAATATCCTGCTGGCTGGAGGTGGACTTAATATGGAAAAAGGAAAAAAGACAATCAGACTGGATAAAATGCTGGGCCATATCGGCGTTGCCTCCCGTGCGGAGATTAAGAAGATGGTTAAGCAGGGGCGGATCACCGTTGATGGTGTAAAGGTCAAAGACAGCGGCCTGCAGGTGAATCCGGAAGAAAGCAGGGTCGAGGTCGACGGGGAGACGGTTCTATACCGCAAATATGTCTACCTGATGCTGCATAAGCCTGCGGGTGTGGTATCGGCAACAGAAGACAATCGGGATAAAACGGTGATCGATCTGCTGCCGGAAGAATACCGTGCGTTCTCGCCGTTCCCGGTCGGCAGGCTGGACAAGGATACGGAAGGACTGCTGCTGCTGACTAATGACGGAGCACTTTCGCATGAGCTGCTCTCTCCCCGGAAGCACGTTCCCAAAACCTATGAGGC
Encoded proteins:
- a CDS encoding pseudouridine synthase, whose amino-acid sequence is MEKGKKTIRLDKMLGHIGVASRAEIKKMVKQGRITVDGVKVKDSGLQVNPEESRVEVDGETVLYRKYVYLMLHKPAGVVSATEDNRDKTVIDLLPEEYRAFSPFPVGRLDKDTEGLLLLTNDGALSHELLSPRKHVPKTYEADVAGEIGDSHKQRFAAGVELDDGYLTKPAELQVLEYYEKDGQSCSRISLTIVEGKFHQVKRMFEAVGSKVHYLKRVSMGTLMLDPDLPIGAFRALTEEELNRLQNIHQK